One Papaver somniferum cultivar HN1 chromosome 10, ASM357369v1, whole genome shotgun sequence genomic window carries:
- the LOC113319495 gene encoding RNA polymerase sigma factor sigD, chloroplastic-like isoform X2, with protein sequence METLSTDNMMYFLFLSYQHVTFINGINPLIIMASSSICSSSSNHSPHLPSISFCCSLPTKPSSILILPQPLLSQSSSSSVSHKLGLIPVSDDLITTTANAVALANAALQAAKDAASVSSSLTSLASFDKNDATTFDNDCGSEASVLSDWRCLPVVVREKTDSSRYRRRKRRKGVNFFEVDMRNEYLEKSRSSRSSSSNYLTTKEEAEFSMDLKEGARLEAARNKLCADTGKEEPTISEWAEAVGMKRSSLERAILRISQSRNRITLSYRRLVISIATAYQGRGLSLQDLVQEGSIGLLRGAERFDPGKGFKLSTYVYWWIKQAIIRAIEQKSRTIRLPGSMCEMVAKIAKTNTALTSKLGRWPTYEEIADTAGIDVSVIRLASQSNRTPISLDQTPPTLHGCVTLKEIIPGPDETRPETMVRRQQMKQNLHELLKTTLTEREEFVLYLHFGPNGETPKSCDEIGRVLHLSRERVRQIRGFALAKLRDASATDNLGVYAL encoded by the exons ATGGAAACACTTTCAACTGATAATATgatgtattttttatttcttagttACCAACATGTAACCTTCATCAATGGAATCAACCCGCTCATAATAATGGCTTCTTCCAGTatctgttcttcatcttcaaaccaTTCCCCACACCTTCCTAGCATCTCTTTCTGTTGCTCACTTCCAACAAAACCATCGTCAATTTTAATACTTCCACAACCCCTTCTGTCTCAATCCTCATCCTCTTCTGTTTCACATAAACTAGGATTGATTCCTGTTTCTGACGACTTGATAACAACAACAGCCAATGCCGTAGCTCTTGCAAATGCAGCCCTTCAGGCTGCGAAAGATGCTGCTTCTGTTTCTTCCTCACTAACTAGTCTTGCCTCATTTGATAAAAATGATGCCACGACTTTTGACAATGATTGCGGCAGTGAGGCATCAGTTTTAAGTGATTGGAGGTGCTTGCCGGTGGTGGTTCGTG aaaaaaccgataGTAGCAGATATAGGAGGAGAAAGCGACGGAAGGGTGTAAATTTTTTCGAGGTTGATATGAGGAATGAATACTTGGAGAAAAGCAGATCATCCAGGTCTTCATCATCAAATTATCTAACAACAAAAGAAGAAGCTGAGTTCTCCATGGATCTCAAG GAAGGAGCACGTTTGGAAGCAGCAAGAAATAAATTATGCGCAGATACGGGAAAGGAGGAACCAACAATATCAGAATGGGCTGAAGCCGTTGGGATGAAGAGAAGCAGCCTTGAAAGGGCAATTTTAAGGATAAGCCAGTCTAGAAATAGGATCACTCTCAGCTACAGAAGACTTGTTATCTCCATAGCTACGGCTTATCAAGGCAGGGGATTAAGCCTTCAAGACCTTGTACAG GAAGGCAGCATAGGGCTGCTCAGAGGAGCTGAAAGATTTGATCCAGGGAAAGGATTTAAGCTCTCAACATATGTTTATTGGTGGATCAAACAAGCAATCATCCGAGCAATCGAACAAAAATCCAGGACAATCAGATTACCG GGAAGCATGTGTGAGATGGTGGCAAAAATTGCAAAGACTAACACTGCATTAACCAGCAAATTAGGGAGATGGCCTACCTATGAAGAAATTGCAGATACAGCCGGCATCGATGTCTCAGTCATACGACTGGCATCCCAGAGCAATAGGACTCCAATCTCACTGGATCAGACCCCTCCAACACTTCATGGATGCGTGACGTTaaag GAGATCATACCAGGGCCAGATGAAACAAGACCAGAAACAATGGTCAGAAGGCAACAAATGAAGCAAAATTTACATGAGCTTCTCAAGACAACGCTTACAGAAAGAGAAGAGTTCGTCTTATATCTGCACTTTGGACCCAATGGGGAAACTCCTAAATCCTGCGATGAGATTGGGAGGGTTTTGCATCTTTCTAGAGAGAGGGTTCGACAGATACGAGGATTTGCCCTGGCAAAACTGCGAGATGCTAGTGCTACAGATAATCTCGGAGTGTATGCGTTGTAG
- the LOC113319495 gene encoding RNA polymerase sigma factor sigD, chloroplastic-like isoform X1, with product METLSTDNMMYFLFLSYQHVTFINGINPLIIMASSSICSSSSNHSPHLPSISFCCSLPTKPSSILILPQPLLSQSSSSSVSHKLGLIPVSDDLITTTANAVALANAALQAAKDAASVSSSLTSLASFDKNDATTFDNDCGSEASVLSDWRCLPVVVRDCSVSNTDRPIKKKKTDSSRYRRRKRRKGVNFFEVDMRNEYLEKSRSSRSSSSNYLTTKEEAEFSMDLKEGARLEAARNKLCADTGKEEPTISEWAEAVGMKRSSLERAILRISQSRNRITLSYRRLVISIATAYQGRGLSLQDLVQEGSIGLLRGAERFDPGKGFKLSTYVYWWIKQAIIRAIEQKSRTIRLPGSMCEMVAKIAKTNTALTSKLGRWPTYEEIADTAGIDVSVIRLASQSNRTPISLDQTPPTLHGCVTLKEIIPGPDETRPETMVRRQQMKQNLHELLKTTLTEREEFVLYLHFGPNGETPKSCDEIGRVLHLSRERVRQIRGFALAKLRDASATDNLGVYAL from the exons ATGGAAACACTTTCAACTGATAATATgatgtattttttatttcttagttACCAACATGTAACCTTCATCAATGGAATCAACCCGCTCATAATAATGGCTTCTTCCAGTatctgttcttcatcttcaaaccaTTCCCCACACCTTCCTAGCATCTCTTTCTGTTGCTCACTTCCAACAAAACCATCGTCAATTTTAATACTTCCACAACCCCTTCTGTCTCAATCCTCATCCTCTTCTGTTTCACATAAACTAGGATTGATTCCTGTTTCTGACGACTTGATAACAACAACAGCCAATGCCGTAGCTCTTGCAAATGCAGCCCTTCAGGCTGCGAAAGATGCTGCTTCTGTTTCTTCCTCACTAACTAGTCTTGCCTCATTTGATAAAAATGATGCCACGACTTTTGACAATGATTGCGGCAGTGAGGCATCAGTTTTAAGTGATTGGAGGTGCTTGCCGGTGGTGGTTCGTGATTGTAGTGTTAGTAATACCGAtagaccgatcaaaaaaaaaaaaaccgataGTAGCAGATATAGGAGGAGAAAGCGACGGAAGGGTGTAAATTTTTTCGAGGTTGATATGAGGAATGAATACTTGGAGAAAAGCAGATCATCCAGGTCTTCATCATCAAATTATCTAACAACAAAAGAAGAAGCTGAGTTCTCCATGGATCTCAAG GAAGGAGCACGTTTGGAAGCAGCAAGAAATAAATTATGCGCAGATACGGGAAAGGAGGAACCAACAATATCAGAATGGGCTGAAGCCGTTGGGATGAAGAGAAGCAGCCTTGAAAGGGCAATTTTAAGGATAAGCCAGTCTAGAAATAGGATCACTCTCAGCTACAGAAGACTTGTTATCTCCATAGCTACGGCTTATCAAGGCAGGGGATTAAGCCTTCAAGACCTTGTACAG GAAGGCAGCATAGGGCTGCTCAGAGGAGCTGAAAGATTTGATCCAGGGAAAGGATTTAAGCTCTCAACATATGTTTATTGGTGGATCAAACAAGCAATCATCCGAGCAATCGAACAAAAATCCAGGACAATCAGATTACCG GGAAGCATGTGTGAGATGGTGGCAAAAATTGCAAAGACTAACACTGCATTAACCAGCAAATTAGGGAGATGGCCTACCTATGAAGAAATTGCAGATACAGCCGGCATCGATGTCTCAGTCATACGACTGGCATCCCAGAGCAATAGGACTCCAATCTCACTGGATCAGACCCCTCCAACACTTCATGGATGCGTGACGTTaaag GAGATCATACCAGGGCCAGATGAAACAAGACCAGAAACAATGGTCAGAAGGCAACAAATGAAGCAAAATTTACATGAGCTTCTCAAGACAACGCTTACAGAAAGAGAAGAGTTCGTCTTATATCTGCACTTTGGACCCAATGGGGAAACTCCTAAATCCTGCGATGAGATTGGGAGGGTTTTGCATCTTTCTAGAGAGAGGGTTCGACAGATACGAGGATTTGCCCTGGCAAAACTGCGAGATGCTAGTGCTACAGATAATCTCGGAGTGTATGCGTTGTAG
- the LOC113315223 gene encoding uncharacterized protein LOC113315223: MSHLITSLISATATTTNVTTLKNSIPLLSIKNLTRRSGSRRRPIVVSSSSASYPDASASVVPDERNSNSYPNKKNSSFVEPITTGKVPSAANNSSFNHALPAKPTGGPLFRFLQSTEGNIEKAIFDFRFLALFAIAGSLAGSLLCFLNGCVYIFDAYKVYWTSCVRGNHSGQMVLRLVEAIDVYLAGTVMLIFAMGLYGLFISNSPHDAPPSKDRALKGSSLFGMFALTERPTWMKISSLDELKTKVGHVIVMILLVKMFERSKTVIITTGVDLLSYSVCIFFSSASLYILHNLHKSD, translated from the exons ATGTCTCATTTAATCACTTCCCTCATCTCTGCTACTGCTACTACTACAAATGTCACAACCCTCAAAAATTCTATTCCATTACTCTCTATAAAGAACCTTACAAGAAGAAGTGGTAGTAGAAGAAGACCCATTGTCGTCAGTAGCTCATCAGCATCATATCCTGACGCTTCTGCTTCAGTTGTTCCCGACGAAAGAAACTCCAATTCTTATCCCAACAAGAAAAATTCTTCCTTTGTGGAACCCATTACAACTGGTAAAGTCCCATCGGCAGCTAATAATTCCAGCTTCAATCATGCCTTGCCGGCGAAACCCACCGGTGGTCCCCTGTTCCGGTTCCTTCAATCTACTGAAGGGAACATTGAGAAA GCAATTTTTGACTTTCGGTTCTTGGCACTCTTTGCTATTGCAGGTTCATTAGCCGGTTCATTGTTGTGCTTTTTAAAC GGATGTGTTTACATTTTTGACGCATACAAGGTTTACTGGACAAGCTGTGTCAGAGGGAATCACTCTGGACAGATGGTTCTACGATTGGTTGAAGCTATTG ATGTTTATCTTGCGGGTACTGTGATGTTGATATTCGCCATGGGCTTGTATGGACTGTTTATAAGCAATTCTCCTCATGATGCACCTCCAAGCAAAGACCGTGCTCTAAAAGGATCTTCTTTGTTTGGCATGTTTGCCCTAACA GAGAGACCTACATGGATGAAAATAAGCTCACTTGACGAGTTAAAGACGAAAGTGGGACATGTTATTGTCATGATTCTATTGGTAAAGATGTTTGAGAGGAGCAAGACAGTGATAATAACTACAGGCGTGGATCTGCTAAGCTATtctgtatgtatttttttctcctCAGCTTCCTTGTATATTCTCCATAATTTGCATAAATCAGATTAG
- the LOC113317179 gene encoding cytochrome c1-2, heme protein, mitochondrial-like — MATGKAIHQLLRRKFQSQSSASPVLSSLASKQDQDGVGSIGIKSLRGLALLGAGVTGFLGFTTIASANEAEHGLECPSYPWPQEGILSSYDHSSIRRGHQVYQQVCASCHSMSLISYRDLVGVAYTEEETKAMAAEIEVVDGPNDEGEMFTRPGKLSDRLPQPYANEQAARFANGGAYPPDLSLITKARHNGQNYVFSLLTGYRDPPAGVTIREGLHYNPYFPGGAIAMPKMLIDGAIEYEDGTPATEAQMGKDVVSFLSWAAEPEMEERKLMGFKWIFVLSLALLQAGYYRRMRWSVLKSRKLVMDVVN; from the exons ATGGCTACCGGTAAAGCGATTCATCAGCTTCTCAGAAGAAAATTTCAATCTCAATCTTCT GCATCTCCAGTGTTGTCATCCCTTGCTTCAAAGCAAGATCAAGATGGAGTTGGATCTATTGGAATTAAATCATTAAGAGGGCTGGCACTTCTTGGTGCTGGTGTTACTGGGTTTTTGGGTTTTACAACAATAGCATCTGCAAATGAGGCAGAACATGGCTTGGAGTGTCCAAGTTATCCATGGCCACAGGAAGGCATTCTCAGTTCGTATGACCATTCCTC GATTCGCCGTGGTCATCAAGTTTACCAGCAAGTCTGTGCATCTTGTCATTCGATGTCCTTGATTTCATACCGTGATCTTGTGGGTGTTGCATACACAGAAGAGGAGACCAAGGCTATGGCAGCAGAGATTGAGGTGGTTGATGGGCCAAATGATGAAGGTGAGATGTTTACTCGTCCAGGGAAGCTTAGTGATCGTCTCCCCCAGCCATATGCAAATGAACAGGCAGCAAGATTTGCTAATGGAGGAGCATATCCTCCTGATCTTAGTCTCATAACTAAG GCTCGTCACAATGGCCAGAACTATGTGTTTTCCCTTCTTACTGGCTACCGTGATCCTCCTGCTGGTGTTACG ATTCGAGAAGGACTACACTATAACCCTTACTTCCCCGGTGGAGCAATAGCTATGCCCAAAATGCTTATCGATGGTGCTATCGAGTACGAAGATGGCACCCCTGCCACAGAAGCTCAG ATGGGTAAAGATGTCGTGTCATTTTTATCCTGGGCAGCAGAACCAGAAATGGAAGAGCGGAAACTG ATGGGATTCAAATGGATTTTTGTGCTTTCCCTTGCCCTTCTCCAAGCTGGTTATTACCGTCGAATGAGGTGGTCTGTGCTGAAGTCCCGCAAGCTTGTCATGGATGTGGTCAACTAA